The following coding sequences are from one Anabas testudineus chromosome 16, fAnaTes1.2, whole genome shotgun sequence window:
- the rspo1 gene encoding R-spondin-1 — protein MQLGLLALAMVFLSSMGHSDALKLSKARRQKRVSTEGPPSCSKGCERCSEYNGCIKCKPKLFMYLERSDIRQIGVCLASCPMGYFGMRNPEGNNRCTQCKIDNCEACFNRNFCTKCKEGLYSHSGRCYVSCPPGQRTANQTMECVDCELGEWSQWSSCMKKNKTCGFKKGSQSRVRVPLLQVHSPDTSPAFIPAQTCTTQTERKKCMVTKTPCVRERKTKGDRQEDISRRERENTRGRGRDGKDGTRGGGGGGGGGGGGGGGGGGKRRKGQSTTTTASSFTTSSVT, from the exons ATGCAGCTGGGACTGCTGGCACTAGCAATGGTATTCCTCAGCTCCATGGGTCATAGCGATGCTCTGAAGCTCTCCAAGGCGAGAAGGCAGAAGCGGG TTAGTACTGAGGGGCCACCATCTTGCTCCAAAGGCTGTGAGCGATGCTCTGAGTATAATGGCTGCATTAAATGTAAGCCCAAGCTCTTCATGTACCTGGAGCGCAGTGACATCCGTCAGATAGGCGTGTGCCTTGCCTCCTGCCCCATGGGATACTTTGGCATGAGGAACCCAGAAGGCAACAACAGATGTACCC AATGTAAAATAGACAATTGTGAAGCGTGTTTCAATCGCAATTTTTGCACAAAATGTAAGGAGGGCTTGTATTCGCACAGTGGGCGATGTTATGTAAGCTGCCCCCCAGGCCAACGCACTGCCAATCAGACCATGGAATGTGTCG ATTGCGAACTTGGCGAGTGGAGCCAGTGGAGCTCTTGtatgaagaagaacaaaacatgtGGATTTAAGAAAGGCTCGCAGTCTCGGGTTCGTGTACCCCTTCTCCAGGTCCACAGCCCAGACACCTCCCCGGCCTTTATACCCGCACAGACCTGCActacacagacagagagaaagaagtgcATGGTGACCAAGACTCCCTGTGTCAGag AGAGAAAGACTAAGGGAGACCGACAAGAGGATATCAgcagaagagagagggagaatacTCGTGGGCGAGGGCGAGACGGAAAAGATGGCactagaggaggaggaggtggaggtggaggtggaggtggcgGTGGCGGTGGCGGTGgggggaagaggagaaaaggcCAGAGTACGACGACCACTGCTTCGAGCTTCACTACCAGCTCCGTCACCTAA